The following proteins are co-located in the Tetrapisispora phaffii CBS 4417 chromosome 4, complete genome genome:
- the TPHA0D01020 gene encoding uncharacterized protein, translating to MGGVCRDSVVGGGPIACCRLARVGHCVHRCECICGGACSVRSAPVGDPRAYGDTHTCVCHYGRTGVSGSVTKIASVTARRGVWFSGSFVTRRAAPAGPPAGAALGVLVFTCWQVAGTVLVTQTLRHTVVSDWLYLLLMLLGSMVSLFLRLAIDYTSI from the coding sequence atgggtggGGTGTGCCGGGACAGCGTCGTGGGGGGTGGGCCAATCGCCTGTTGTCGATTGGCCCGAGTTGGCCACTGTGTACATCGGTGTGAGTGTATTTGTGGCGGTGCGTGTAGTGTCCGGTCGGCTCCTGTGGGTGATCCCCGAGCGTATGGTGACACACACACATGTGTGTGTCACTATGGACGGACCGGTGTTTCAGGGAGCGTCACAAAAATTGCGTCTGTCACAGCGCGACGCGGGGTTTGGTTTTCGGGTTCTTTTGTGACGCGTCGCGCTGCTCCCGCGGGGCCGCCCGCGGGAGCAGCGCTGGGCGTGCTGGTGTTTACATGCTGGCAAGTTGCTGGCACGGTGCTGGTGACACAAACGCTGCGACACACTGTCGTATCGGACTGGCTCTATTTACTTTTGATGTTGCTGGGGTCAATGGTATCTCTTTTTCTTAGGCTCGCAATCGACTACACATCTATATAA
- the RSP5 gene encoding NEDD4 family E3 ubiquitin-protein ligase (similar to Saccharomyces cerevisiae RSP5 (YER125W); ancestral locus Anc_8.134) encodes MPCSISVKLVAAESLYKRDVFRSPDPFAVLTIDGYQTKSTTAAKKTLNPYWNETFKFKDVNENSILTVQVFDQKKFKKKDQGFLGVINIKITDVLNLDSNDTYNSNEETITRDLKKSNDNMAVSGRLIVVLSKVPNSTSSATTSNTRTTSRSSRARSSASNATVGATANRTGSSAGGSAATAATNNSTTAANGNNNITTSTSRNTTTPASASNEASNTESNSANNNTTHQLSSFEDQYGRLPPGWERRTDNFGRTYYVDHNTRTTTWKRPTFDQTENTANSLQNTELERIQHRGRTLPESSSASASNSNQDITVNTNNNSQTPAINGSAAAALAATGATTSGLGELPSGWEQRFTPEGRAYFVDHNTRTTTWVDPRRQQYIRTYGPTNTTIQQQPVSQLGPLPSGWEMRLTNTARVYFVDHNTKTTTWDDPRLPSSLDQNVPQYKRDFRRKVIYFRSQPALRILPGQCHIKVRRKNIFEDAYQEIMRQTPEDLKKRLMIKFDGEEGLDYGGVSREFFFLLSHEMFNPFYCLFEYSAHDNYTIQINPNSAINPEHLNYFKFIGRVVGLGVFHRRFLDAFFVGALYKMILRKKVILQDMEGVDAEVHNSLKWMLENDIEGILDLTFSADDERFGELVTIDLKPDGRNIEVTNENKKEYIELYTQWKIYDRVQEQFKAFMDGFNELIPEDLVTVFDERELELLIGGIAEIDVEDWKKHTDYRGYQESDEVIQWFWKCITEWDNEQRARLLQFTTGTSRIPVNGFKDLQGSDGPRRFTIEKAGESNQLPKSHTCFNRVDLPPYDVYDSLKQKLTLAVEETIGFGQE; translated from the coding sequence ATGCCTTGCTCAATCTCTGTCAAATTGGTCGCTGCAGAGTCCCTGTACAAGAGAGATGTGTTCAGATCTCCAGATCCTTTCGCTGTTCTGACTATAGATGGTTATCAAACTAAATCGACAACTGCTGCTAAGAAGACTTTGAATCCCTATTGGAATGAGACTTTCAAATTCAAGGATGTCAATGAAAACTCCATTTTGACGGTTCAAGTCTTTGATCagaaaaaattcaaaaagaaagacCAAGGTTTTCTGGGTGtcatcaatattaaaatcacAGATGTTTTGAATTTAGATTCTAACGACACTTACAACAGTAACGAAGAAACGATCACCAgagatttgaaaaaatcgAATGACAACATGGCTGTGAGTGGCAGGTTGATCGTCGTCCTGTCGAAAGTTCCAAATTCAACCTCTTCTGCCACCACCAGTAACACAAGAACAACTAGTCGATCGAGTAGAGCAAGAAGTTCTGCTTCCAATGCAACTGTCGGCGCCACAGCCAACAGAACTGGTTCATCTGCAGGAGGATCTGCTGCAACTGCTGCAACTAATAATAGTACAACGGCAGCTAATGGCAATAACAACATCACTACAAGTACGTCAAGGAATACCACAACGCCAGCATCCGCATCGAATGAAGCTTCCAACACAGAAAGTAACTCAGCAAACAACAATACCACACACCAATTATCTTCTTTTGAAGACCAATACGGCAGATTACCTCCAGGATGGGAAAGAAGAACTGATAATTTCGGTAGAACATATTATGTTGATCATAATACAAGAACCACTACATGGAAAAGACCGACCTTCGATCAAACTGAAAACACTGCTAACAGTTTACAAAACACAGAATTAGAAAGAATACAGCATAGAGGAAGAACTTTACCAGAAAGTTCCTCAGCGTCAGCTTCGAATTCTAATCAAGATATTACTGTCAATACAAATAACAATTCGCAAACTCCAGCAATCAACGGttctgctgctgctgcaTTGGCCGCTACAGGTGCTACCACTTCGGGTTTAGGGGAATTACCTTCAGGCTGGGAGCAAAGGTTCACTCCAGAAGGTAGAGCTTATTTTGTCGATCACAACACGAGAACTACTACCTGGGTCGATCCTAGAAGACAACAATACATCAGAACCTACGGTCCGACAAATACAACTATTCAACAACAACCAGTGTCGCAATTGGGTCCATTACCTTCTGGTTGGGAAATGCGTTTAACAAATACAGCAAGAGTTTACTTCGTTGACCATAATACTAAGACTACCACGTGGGATGATCCAAGATTACCATCCTCCCTAGACCAAAACGTTCCACAATATAAGCGTGATTTCAGACGTAAGGTAATATACTTTAGATCTCAACCAGCTCTAAGAATTTTACCAGGTCAATGTCATATTAAAGTGAGAAGAAAGAACATCTTCGAAGATGCTTATCAAGAAATTATGAGACAAACTCCAGAAGATTTGAAGAAGAGATTGATGATTAAATTTGATGGTGAAGAAGGTTTGGATTACGGTGGTGTTTCAAGagaattctttttcttattatcCCATGAAATGTTTAACCCATTTTACTGTCTATTCGAATACTCTGCTCATGATAATTACACAATTCAAATCAATCCAAATTCGGCCATTAACCCAGAACATCTAAACTATTTCAAGTTTATTGGTAGAGTTGTTGGTTTAGGTGTATTCCACAGAAGATTCCTTGATGCTTTCTTTGTCGGTGCTCTATACAAAATGATCTTACGTAAAAAAGTTATTTTACAAGATATGGAAGGCGTTGACGCTGAAGTACATAACTCATTGAAATGGATGCTCGAGAATGATATTGAGGGTATCTTAGATCTTACATTTAGTGCTGATGATGAAAGATTTGGTGAACTAGTAACAATAGATCTAAAACCAGACGGAAGAAATATCGAAGTTActaatgaaaacaaaaaagaatatattgagCTATATACGCAATGGAAGATATATGATAGAGTTCAGGAGCAATTTAAAGCATTCATGGATGGTTTCAACGAATTGATACCAGAAGATTTGGTCACTGTGTTCGATGAACGTGAACTAGAATTATTAATCGGTGGTATTGCTGAAATAGATGTTGAAGATTGGAAGAAACACACCGATTATCGTGGGTACCAAGAGTCCGATGAAGTTATTCAATGGTTTTGGAAATGTATCACTGAATGGGATAATGAACAAAGAGCTCGTCTATTGCAATTCACAACTGGTACCTCTCGTATTCCTGTTAATGGTTTCAAAGATTTACAAGGTTCCGATGGTCCAAGAAGatttacaattgaaaaagcTGGTGAATCAAACCAATTACCAAAGTCACATACATGTTTCAACAGAGTTGATTTACCACCATATGATGTATATGATAGtctaaaacaaaaattaactCTGGCAGTAGAAGAAACTATTGGTTTCGGTCAAGAATAG
- the TPHA0D01040 gene encoding Pumilio-family RNA binding repeat-containing protein (similar to Saccharomyces cerevisiae MPT5 (YGL178W); ancestral locus Anc_8.136) has translation MQNNARHQHQLSVNSVQSLIEPTTPPSLGQMNNKRFHQKTQSLDLSNFNQFMSATANNQTNKFNNSSPLLYTNGVPSSFNMDGNFLGGSSQNSALYINNSSTNNSSSSTSQSTPISFNKGTNLPLINEFDVLHNTNYMPFPINAPLGINTNQLAPTNSNMNAILSNNGKHNNELSNNIVPLEYSNGVQNIQPQLLTTSHESSFKTKTLPMSKKSVNTDKPLANMNEINSRPLEELDFLSLSTDQYGCRFLQKKLEDKNINDSNKVRDLLFDQTRDHFLDLILDPFGNYLVQKLCYYLTTDQKTILIQAIYTNMYQISINQYGTRSLQKIIDVAEEDYQIDMIIDGFSNREYISTDQVVKIINDLNGNHVIQKCIFKFQPSKLNFLIDVINTGNNIVHISTHKHGCCVLQKLLGICKLQQTLKISMNIIEYLPKLINDQFGNYIVQFLLDTDELKFYFLPETYKKLSNNLPQLSCMKFSSNVIEKIIKILYVVITKSANCSNVIPNQDDLVPNVMEILISIIEIFTANLNVLIRDNYGNYTLQTLLDVKNYSTLLDYTPIDKMDPTSEKDSKSQAFEKFKRELSTKITHLIFLTKELLPSIKATSYAKKIKSKVKDFAEFKGVQISDLTSECNILPTDNQQISEVTKSKHTKHSSLPKNNHKKPFNKTQNRNSNNNSSYSYSKHHYNYTGNHNYDQKINQYTQNHYEAPAYDVNAISRPLSKLDLNLLQPMNENIYNSKDSMGYPESSYFNAYEKNNGFEKASSRFDTGINKAFIGNTNDITPNFNKVDFSSQQYPFN, from the coding sequence atgGACGGAAATTTTTTAGGTGGTTCAAGTCAAAATTCTGCActttatataaacaattcTTCCACTAAcaattcatcatcatcaacaTCTCAGAGTACACCCATTAGTTTCAATAAAGGCACCAATTTGCCTCTgatcaatgaatttgatGTTTTGCATAACACTAATTACATGCCTTTTCCTATTAATGCACCATTGGGCATTAATACAAACCAATTAGCACCAACAAATTCAAACATGAATGCTATCTTGTCGAACAATGGCAAACATAATAATGAGCTCTCAAACAATATTGTTCCGCTGGAATATTCCAACGGGGTGCAAAACATTCAACCACAATTGTTAACTACCTCGCATGAATCTTCTTTTAAGACGAAAACATTGCCTATGTCAAAGAAATCTGTTAATACTGATAAGCCCCTCGCTAATATGAATGAGATCAATTCTAGACCTTTGGAAGAACTCGATTTTTTAAGTTTGTCAACAGATCAATATGGCTGTAGATTtttgcaaaaaaaattagaggataaaaacatcaatgattcaaataaagTCAGAGATTTATTGTTCGATCAAACAAGAGATCATTTCCTTGATCTTATTTTGGATCCATTTGGAAATTACTTAGTCCAAAAACTGTGCTATTACCTAACCACTGATCAAAAGACCATCTTAATTCAGGCAATCTACACAAATATGTATCAAATTTCAATCAATCAATATGGTACTAGATCATTGCAGAAAATCATCGATGTTGCTGAAGAAGATTACCAGATCGATATGATTATTGATGGTTTCAGTAACAGGGAATACATTTCAACGGATCAAGTTGTAAAGATAATCAACGACTTAAATGGTAACCACGTCATTCAAAaatgtatttttaaatttcaaccatcaaaattgaattttctaattgATGTAATTAATACTGGCAATAATATCGTACATATTTCCACTCATAAGCACGGTTGTTGTgttcttcaaaaattattaggTATTTGTAAGTTACAACAAACTTTGAAGATTTCCATGAACATCATTGAATATCTACCAAAGTTAATCAATGATCAGTTTGGTAACTATATCGTTCAATTCTTATTGGATACAGATGAGTTGAAGTTTTACTTTTTACCTGAGACgtacaaaaaattatctaataatttacCACAATTATCATGTATGAAGTTTTCATCGAACGTCATTGAAAAGATTATCAAGATTCTTTATGTTGTCATTACAAAATCAGCTAATTGTTCAAATGTAATTCCAAATCAAGATGATCTTGTACCAAATGTCAtggaaatattaatttcaataattgaaatatttactgCAAATTTGAATGTGTTAATCAGAGATAATTATGGTAATTATACATTACAAACGTTATTGGATgtcaaaaattattcaacTTTATTGGATTATACGCCAATCGATAAAATGGACCCAACCTCTGAAAAAGATTCCAAATCTCAGGCATTCGAAAAATTCAAACGTGAGTTAAGCACTAAAATAACACATTTAATCTTTTTGACAAAAGAACTATTACCAAGCATTAAGGCTACTTCTTATGCcaagaaaattaaatctaAAGTCAAGGATTTTGCCGAATTTAAAGGTGTTCAAATCTCTGATTTAACATCCGAATGTAACATATTACCAACCGATAATCAACAAATTTCTGAGGTTACTAAGAGCAAGCATACTAAACATAGCTCATTACCAAAGAATAATCACAAAAAACCTTTTAACAAAACACAAAATAGGAACTCTAATAACAATAGTTCTTATTCATATTCTAAACACCACTATAACTATACCGGCAATCATAACTATGACCAGAAGATCAACCAGTACACTCAAAACCATTACGAAGCGCCAGCATATGACGTAAATGCGATATCCAGACCTTTATCTAAATTagatttgaatttgttacAGCCtatgaatgaaaatatatataattcaaagGATAGCATGGGATATCCAGAATCAAGTTATTTTAACGcttatgaaaaaaataatggttTTGAGAAAGCTTCTAGTAGATTTGATACTGGTATTAATAAGGCGTTCATAGGTAACACTAATGATATTACTcctaattttaataaagtaGATTTTTCTAGCCAACAATACCCTTTTAATTAg